The segment CCGCTAGCCCATCCTGAACGTGGCCAGGGTAGTGCTGTAGGGGGTGCTCAGAGCCCCCTCTGCCTGGCCTCCAGCTCACCCACTGACCCGCCCACCCAACCAGAGCCCTGCTGAGTAGCTGCAGCAAGGGGAGACTTCTGCCCCTGGAGAGAGAGATATAGGAAGAGGAGGCTGAGCCTACATGCGGGGTACAGGGGGAAAGAAAGCACCGATTACAGCAGGATGGGGGACCCTTCCCTCCCTGAGCCTCCTTTCCCAAGCAGTGGCCCCTTTGCTCCTCCCAGACGGGTGCTGGGCTCTGCTCCCCTCCAGATGTCCGTTCTTTCAGCCACGCCGGCTGGTCACAGTGGGGCAGGTGCCCACATAGGCCAGGGCTCCCCAGCTCCCTGAGGCAGGACAAGAGCGATGGGTCAGACTGTCCAGTTTGGTCACTTCCTGGGGCTGATCCTCCTCGGCCTGAGCAGAGACCTGGTCTCTTGAATCCAGCCGGAGCCTCTTCCCGAGGCTCACGGGGTCTCGGGAACATCAGTTCTCTTCAGCAAACACGAACACTGAGAAGTGCCTCCACGTCTCTCCCTCGCGGCAGCTGACACGTGGTCCCCAGCGCACACACCAGCACCTCCAGCGGTACCCCTACCTGCCTACCTGGCAGTGCCGATGTTCCGATACTGGCATAGCAGCAGATGCCTGAAGGTCTTTTTAAAGGTGGCATTGCAGAGGGCATAGCAGGCCGGGTTGATGGTGCTGTTGACGTAGCAGAGCCAGTAGCCGATGGACCACACGGTGTCAGGGATGCAGCTCTGGCAGAAGGTGTTCACCAGGACCATGACATTGTAGGGCGTCCAGGTGAGGATGAAAGCTAGCAGAATGGCAAAGATGGTCCGAGTCACCTTGCGCTCCCGGGCTGCCATCTGCCGCTTCTTGCGCACCTGGTTGCGGGCGATGCTGGCAAACTTACGGGCCACGTTGGCCGCCGGACGCACGCCAGCCGGCGTGGCAGGCACAATCTCAATGGCTGTCACACACTCGTTGCCGGTCTGCTTCGTCACAATCTGGATCTTGGACCATTTGGAGGCCGGATTGAGGGTCCGTGGCTGCAGGGGAGGTGCAGGTGTGGCGGGCGTGGTGGCCTCTGTGGTTGACAGCTCTGTGGGTGGTCGTTCCTTGGTGTTCTGGGTGGCGCTGCCCGAGCTGGACTCATTGGAGGTGTCCTTGTCAGCCACTGGGCGTGGCGGGGGTGGGAGGACCGGCGGAGGGGCCTCCTGTAGCTTCCCGTTGCGCAGCTCCCCCCGAGAAGCTTCTCCTGGGGGCGGTTTCTTGACACTCTGCTTCATCAGGGGGCTCTTGAGGAAGGCCAGGGTCTTGGCCTTCTTCTCCTTAGGGCCTTCGGGCCGGTGCTTGTGAACTCGGCTGCGACTGGCCAGGGAGATGTGGACGTAGAGCACCGTCATGATGACCACAGGCAGGTAGAAGGCAGCGATGGCCGTGCCGAAGGTCACCGCCGGGTTGGACAAAAACTGGATGAAGCACTGGTTGTCTGGCACCGTCCGCTTGCCCACCACAAACTGCCAGAACAGGATGGCAGGTGCCCAGAGCACGAAGGACAGGACCCAGGCAGCAGCAATCATGAGGCCTGCCATCTTGGTGGTACGCCGCGCTGGGTAGGTGAGAGGCTTGGTGACGCAGAAGTACCGGTCAAAGCTGATGATGAGCAGGTTCATGACAGAGGCGTTGCTCACCACATAGTCCAGGGCCAGCCACAGGTCACACACCACGGCGCCCAGAGGCCAGTAGCCCTTGATGATGTACACGGTGTAGAGGTTCATGGAGAAGGCGCCTATGATGAGATCGGCACATGCCAGGCTGAAGAGGAAGTAGTTGTTGACCGTCTGCAGTTGCCTGTTGACTTTGATGGACAGCATCACCAGGATATTGCCCACGACAGTCACGAGGCTCAGTGAGCCCGTCACTGCGGCAATGAACACCATCTCCACTGTCTCATAGCGGTTATGGGTTGCCGTGACCAGGCGCACAGACTGGTTGCCCAAGCTGCCATTGACCGGTGTGAAGTTCGCCATGTGGGTTAGCAGCAGTGGACGGGCAGGgtctggaggaggaaggagagaggagaggggtgaATGGTGGAAGTGGACTagaggggtgaggtggggggcaCTGGGGTCAAGGCGACAGAGGTGCGTCATCGTCCTGCAGAACTCCGTCCTTAGAGAACTCTGTCCCATCACTTCCTCCTGTGTTCGGTCATTCGTCCTTTATCGAGTGCCTACTCCTGTCCAAGCACTGTTGTAGGCGCTGGAGTTATGCTGGGGTTACAGAGTGAAGGAGACACACGCAGCCCCCACTCTCACGGAGCTTACGACCCTATCGGGAGACATACAGACACGTGAGTAACAAAAGAGTGCTAGGAAGAAGACAAGGGCAGGTGATGGTGAGTGAGTCAGAGGGGTGATCAgcgaaggcctctctgaggaggtgatctggatgaggaggaggaggcagccaCAAGAAGAGCTGCAGAGAGTGGCCTAGTCAAGGGCAATGGcaagagcaaaggccctgaggcatgtgtGAGGCATGGACAGAAGGCCAGtgtgggtggaggggtggggggaagagaggtCCCAGAGATCAGTATGTGGCTCTGGTCAgaggtattcattcatttacccattTGGTCATTTCTTAAGCAAACGTTACCGGGGACCTGCCCTCCAATCCCTACAGAAGGCGCTAGGGACAAAAGCAAGAGTATATACTACCAGCTAACATTTATGGTCTACTCAGTGCCGGGCACCTTCTACACTTTTTGTaagtattcattcatttcatcctcataacaaacctatgaagtagatattgtgttgttttggttttttggggtttttttggtgggggggcggggcatgTGGCCTGgctcgcaggatcttagttccccaaaccagggattgaacccgaggccgctgcagtggaagcacggagtcttaaccactggaccgccaggaaagtcccggatactgttattttttactaacagatgaggaaagtaaggcaCGGAGATGTTAAATAAATTGCCCGAAGTCCCACAGCTCCTTGATCTCATGTCGCTGTCCCAGAGCTCAGGGTTCGGGCAGAGGGGGGCCCAAAGAGCCACAAGAGCCAGTGATCCCACCCTGGGGAAGTCTTCCCAGAGGACCAGAAGAGGTGACATGGAACTAGGAatccaaggaggaggaggaggaaggtgccACTGTGGCCTCCCCTCCCGGAGCCCTCCCCCGTCCCCAGGGCACGGGGATGCGGTGCAAGGGTAGCTGGGGCCTGTCAGCAGCCAGGGGCTCAGACCTTTGAAGAATCAGAAGCGTAAAGGGCTCATCAGCTGAGGAAAGACACACACGGCTTCCCAGGGGCCAGTGCGCTCCGCAAGGCCTGACAGGGAACCCAAAGGGTGAGCGAGTGTCCCAGAGGAAAGAGAGGGGCTGCAGCAGGGGATACTGTGGCCAGCCTGTGAGGCTCACGCTCAGCCCCGCGGCACACACCACGGGGGCGCCCCAGCTGGGGTCCTCCAAGCACGAGGCTGAGGCTCCTCCCCAGAGCTTCGTCACgtctcctccccctcttcctctccccttcgTGTGAGGGAGGCCCACGCCCAGGGCACTGTGCCAGGGCAGCCGCTCAGCCCAGCCTCCTTCACACCCGCCAACACGCGcaccattacacacacacacacacacacacacacgggcccGTCACAGCCATGCGAGCCCCGCAGCTCCCTGTCGTATATGCAGTTCTGTGCGTCTGTGTGAGAGAAGCAGAGGGGAGACGGTGGCGTGTGGAGGAAGAAGCACGCACCCCACGGGCCAGGCTCCCCGGCCAGCGAGCTCTTAGCCGTGTGGCCTTGCACAAGGCACCTCACCTTCCTGCTCCTctctttctcatctgcaaaacagagaGGACGCCTGGCCCAGGGCAGCCTCCCTCCCGGCGGCAGCGGGGGTCAGCAACTCAACTCCATCTCCAGCATTGACGTGCACTGGACACTGGAGCCAGGTGCCAGGGCGATGCCCCCTCTCCAAGCCTGGCTTCAGTCCCCTCAAGCCACCATCACAGATGCAGATGCAGACACTAGACGCAGACACAGAACCAGTCTCCTGGCCTGGTAGCTTCAGTTCTCAGGCCCAAATCCTTGGTTCACAGGAGAGGCTCACAGAGGGGTGGTGCCACCCCCAAGGTCGCAGAGGAATCAAGGGCTAAGACCAGATACTGCCCtctcctggggggcaggggggtctCTGACAGCCCTTCTCAGTGCTGAGAGTCTCCAAAATGGAACCTAAGGCACCACCCTCTGTGGAGGGGCAGGAGGGTAGAGGCACCCAGCGTGGAGAGGCTGTCCTTCCCCGGCACCTGCCCGTGGGCACAGGGTGGGCAGGAGTGACCTGTCAGCCAGCCCCAAGGAAACCCTCATTCTAGCCTCCCAGGGTCAGGACACAGGCCAGTGAGATCAGAATGGGGCTCGAGGTACCAAATAGGAAAAACATAATCGCTCTTGTTTATTGAATGTTAATTATGAGTCAGGAATCCCTCTGAGCTTTTTATACAGATTATCGGGTTTAATTCCTACAGCAGCCTGAAAAGGAAGGTGCCATAagtatcctcattttactgaaGTAAGTATcttcttacagatgaggataaTGTTAATTAACTTGCCTAAAGTTACCCAGTGTGTAAGCAGGGTCGGGGGCAGGATTAGAACCCAGGAGCCACCTTCTTAACTGCAAGGTGCTGCTGCCTCTGGAATTGATTTCCCGCCTCTGCTCTCCCCTCCTCAAAACCACACCACTAGGGGTGGGTCAGGGGAGGCCTGGGTAGGGCCCCTTCTCATTCCCTGCCAGCTCCCACACTTAGCCTTCCCAGAAGAAAAGAGACCTCTTGTCTCCCTCTGTACAGCTTGTCTCCAATCAGGTGGCCAATGGTTTAGTCCCTCTCTGGGCCCTCTTGGGAAAGCTGCCAGTTGCAGACGTGGCAAGGCATTCTCCCTGTTCGCCACCCAAACTATGTTTCTGGACCCCTGGGGGTCACCCACAGACGTTCTGACTGCACCCTCCTCTGGAGCGCTTCTCTGAGACGCAGGCCCGCCCGAAACCTGGGGAGACGAGGAGCCGCCGCCCAGGCACGTGCGCACCGCTAGATGGCAATGTCGGTCCCCGGGTGCCAGCTCCGGACCTGGAGAGGATGGCCGCTATTCGCCACCGCCCCCAACTCCAAGGCGACTGGGAAAGCAGTGGAGGTCCCAGGCCTGGCCTCCCAGGGGAGGGACTTGGGGGCCCCCTCGCCAGGCCTCACCCCATAGCTGCCTTTAGGCCTCACCCCGTAGCTGCCTTTGGCTCCGCACGGGGTTCAATGGTGGGAAAGTTAAGGGCGCCTGGTTCCACCCCTCACGCGGTGAGGAAAGTGTGGGCGGGAAGGCGACTGAGAGTTCTGTTTGTGTGTGATTCCTGGGCAGCTCGAGTAGAAGCTAGTAGCCGTCTGCATgggcgtgtgcgcgcgcgctggGCCACGCCTGGATACCAGTGCGCCCGTGCGCATGTGAGCATGCTCGCGCGGTGTGGACACGTGCGTGTGTGCGACTGGAGTGCTGCAGCCTGGCGGATGCACACGGTTCGGGGGTGCCTGTACCTGTGAGCTTGTGTACGTGAGCCAATGCAGGTCCCACAGTGGGTGACCCGCCACATTCTAAACGCCCCTGGAGGGAGGCTCAGCCCAGACTTCGGCTGTCTTAGTATGAAGAAGGTCGGGCCAAGAACCGGTGTCTAGATGGCGCCCCGCCTGTGCATGGGGAAGAGTCGCCGGCAGGACGACAAGACCGGGCTACAATCTGGGCTGCGACAGACCCCCTGACCTTGGGGGCGTCGTCTTAGCAGAAAGTCCTGTGGTGTCTGCGTCCCCAGTGCTGCGGTGCAGAGTCCCAGGCTGGGACTGACTTCTGTCGAGGGGCTGCTGCTAGAGTCTTTCAACCCGGCTTGCAGGACGCTAGGTTCAGCTCAGTGGGCCCACGTCTGCCTGGCAGGAGGGTGCGGGAAGCACCTCCGTAATGGGGAGGCCCAGCGGGGCTTGGGTCAGGCGTGTGTAAAATTCTTCCCCATCCCACACTCCTAACACTGAACCCCGCCGAAGAGGCACAGCCCGGCCCCAGCGGCTGGCGTGGCCACCCTGTTTCTCAAGCCCTGGGCTTGGTCGGGCCTCGTTGGGAATGATTACTGGGCCCATCTGGAGGCCCCTCCATGTCTCCGTGGTTGTCGAAGGGGACTCGGCTCTCCcgtgccctgccctcccccaaccccctagAGCGCAGTTCCTGCAGCCTCTGGGCGTGGGCACCGTGCTTTCCCAGGTCCTGGAGCCCCCCTTTCCCGGACGCGATGGGAGCGTGTTCCCTGGacgccgggggtgggggtgggtcctCGATTCCTAGGCGTTCACTCTAGGGCTCCGGGAAGGCTGCGGTCTCTGGATCTGTCCCTAGGGCAGGAGAGGAGACTCAGGAGTTGGCGGGGAGGGAGAAAGCGCGCAGGGGATTTGGCACCAACATTGCACCTGAAGCTTCCGCCCTGGGGTTCGGGTCTTGGCGCTGGACCTCCCAGTCTCTGAGCCTGGGCAACAGAGGTGGGGAGtcttggaggggggaggggcaccaGGAGAGGGCAGTGGTGTTTTCCGTCGGAGTTCAAGGTCGCTGATGGAGCACCCCACGGACTGGAGTGGGCTGGCagcgctggggggtggggggcggggagtcgGGCGGGAAAAAGGCTCTTTGGGGCTCCAGAGCCCGGCGACCTGCAGAGCTGCCAGAGGAGGGCAGAAGTGCGGGGTCTCGCCCCCGACGGCTGCCCCTGGCTCCTGGCGGGCTGTGGGCGggcacacacaccaccaccaccgcccgaCCCACCGAGAGTCCATTCCTTCCCAGAGGCGCACCCGGAGAAGCCTCCGAGCGACTCGGGGCCTTGCTTCCAGCGGGCCCCTTGTCCCCGGGCCCTCTGGAGATCCCAGCACCGCGCTCGCCCCCGAAGGAGCCTGAGGCCCTGGCCCAGTTGGGCCCGCCGCGGGGCGCCTCAGAGGGTCCAGAAGCCACGCGTCCTTCTCTCCCAGCCGAGTCCCCCGCCCCCGCGCTGCCGCGGAGTCACTTACCAGACACCTCCGCCCAGTTCCCCTCGCACCTGACAGACGGCTGGACGGGCAGGTGGCCCCGCGGGCCAGCGGGTGGGGCGGGCGGCCGGGCcgcgggccgggggcggggacGGGGTGCAGAGGGGCGGCCCCTGCTCCGCCCGCAGCTCCCAGCGCTGTGGCTCCGACTCGCGCTCACGCTCGCACTTTTCCCCGAGCCGCGTGATGTCACGGGGAAGCAGCCAATCCTGGTGGGCCCGCGCCGCCCGCCCCGGGCCGGCCACCCAACGGGGACGCGCGGGGGCCACCACCCCGGGCGTCGGGGACCCCAGCTACGCGCGCCCCTCCCTGGAGCCGGCCGGCAGCTCTCCAACCGGGCACTATGGGGGCACCGCCCACGGTCACCGGTGCTGCTTAGCGGGGGGCGCTGCCCTCCCGGGAGGCTGGGGATAGGGTGGGGTGTCCGCGTTGTCATGGGGACGCGGCGCCCCCTCGCGGGCTGGGAAGGGAGCTGGCAGACCCGTCTGGCTGCGTTCCCATCTCCACTCTGACCAAGCCCCCGGGACCCGTAGGTGGTATCGCGCCCCGCCCGGACCTCACTCTTTATACTGCCCGGCTCGCAGCTGGACCACGGACCGCAAGTGTGTGACCCCACCAGGAGGTTATGGGTGGCTGGGGTAGGCTCTGCCGCCCCGGTTCCGTCGGGGCAGAGAGCCGAGGGCCGGCAGTCTCGGGCTTCGAGGCTGCGTATTGGCTACCGGGCAGCCACAGAAGAGGGGCGCCGTCGGGGCCTGGGAAGGAGCTGGAGGGAGAAGCCGGGCAACGGTCCCCAGGGAGAGAGGAGCCGGCTCATCGCACACAACCCCGCCCGCCCCGCATTCCTGCCGCCCTGTTCCCTGCTCCCGCGCTCCACGCCGGGAAGTGGGTGCGCACCCTTTCTCCAGCCCCGGGAAAGGACGCGCCGCTCATCCAGCCGCGACCTGGAGGGCAGGTTCACCGATGCCTGTGCGGGAGAGCCGAGTGCCCAAGGTCACCTGGAGCGGAGCCCGGAACGAGACCCCGGAGGGCGAGCCGCTGGTCTCTTGAAGTGTCCGGGAACCGCGCGGGCCAGAGCCTTGGGACTTGGGGCCTTGCCTGCACCGAGCAGGAGAGTCCGCTGGGGCGCTCGCCGGACTGAGAGCAGGGAGGCTTCAGCACCTCGGAGAGCTCCACCTCAGCTTTGACCTTGGCGGCTCTGCGCCGCCTGCCCAGGCTCCGGCGTTTCTGCCTCCCTCTGAGACGGCCCTTCCTCGGGCCGGTCAAGGTTCGACTCGCTCCCACAACGCCCGGGCCTGTCACCCCAAACCCTCTGAGCGCAAACACCCGATTAACCTTAAGACGGATGGGTTCCTCTCTTGGAAAAACAACTCAAgtcccgcccctcctccaccctcccccaaGGGTTGGGCGGGGGGCTGTGTGTGCGGGGGAGGTGGAGGCCGCACCAGTGGAGGAGGCAGCAGGAGCTGCCAGAGAAGGAGCGGGAACTCAGGCAAGAGGCAGCCCTTTGGGGCTCTTGGTGTGGAGCCCTCTGCTGAAAAACGAGGCAGAGGTCGGGTCCTAACGCTCCCCAAGGCGACGGCTGGAGTTGGCAGTCGGCTACAGTGAGAAGCCGTGGTCCTCTACATGAACGATCTGGTCTCCCATGATTCTCATAACCAAAGATGAAAAAGCCCTATTGTTCTtgcccccacttcacagatgaggaaacaggcttggTTGGTTCATATGACAATTAGATGACAGTCTGTACTCACTGGTTTCCCTTTTTCACATCCCTCCTAGGGTCCAGGAGAGGGTGGTCCTCCTAGGAaggtgaaagtgtgtgtgtgcacacgcacacaggcTGGGAGAAGGCCGTACACTTATAACTGTCAGATGGGGAAACAAGCAAGGCCACTGGAGGCCACAGAAACTTATCACTAGAAAAGTCTCCAACCACTGCCTTGAATTCTTCCAGAAGCTGTCAGGCAAACCTGCTCCAGTTTCTCCAAAATCCCTACTATGGTGTAGGGCATTTGGCCTCCCCCAATCCCAGAACGTGGAGAGCTGAGACAGGAACCAGGGGACCTGGTTTAGTCCATACTCTCTACCTTTGATCCAGCTGGGTCCATAGACATCTTGAGTCCACAGAACTGCTCTGAACCTATTTCCTCATCTccaagtgggattgctgagctCTGCCCCGCTGGCCCCATAACCTCATCATGATATGCACGCGGGCCCATGAAGGCCCTACTGGGGAGGCTCTACCCACACAGCAAGGGCTTTCTAAGGAAAGAGGTTGGTATGGGGATGGAATGTGTTGACAGGGGCCTCCAACAGGCAGGGGCTGGGTTCATCCTTGGCCAGTTAAGGACAGAGGCGAGGCCAGGCAGGACTGAATTTAGGTCACTTCATCCACAAAGCCTCCTCATACCCCCTTTTCCAAAGTAACAGAATACGTCAGGGTCCcatctgggttcaaaccctggctccaCCATTTAGTTGTGTGGTCTGGGTGTACCAGTACCCACCTCAGAGGGCTTTTGTGCTAAGGACTGAGAGATAATAAACACTGAATGCTTGGCACACCGTTTACATTCAATAAACTCATAGTCCCCACTCTTGGACCACGTAATTCTTTCTCCCACTGGGGGCAGTATGTGGGTGGAGGGCATGCATTGCAGTGGGCGCCCTTCTCTTTCCATCCTTTAATGCGTAGCTCAAATCTCACCTCTTCAAGGAGGCCTTGTCTTAAAGAGTTGGAAGTAACTTTAAGAGGTTGCAGAGTACAAGCCCTGCCTCCATGAAGCAAGAGAAAAGGCAAGTGGCCTGCCCAAAGTCTCACAGCTGATGTGTCTTAGTCCAGAGTGTGCTGTAATCGTTTTCCAAAAAATTCTAGAGTTCCTCACCATGTAACTCTTCACTGTTTTGTATTATTTGCTTGCCCGTTTGATCTTTTGGTTTTGCCTCTGCTGGGGCAGAACCTATGCTTCTGTATGCCCCATAGCGTCTGGGACAGAGCTGAGCACACACAAGTTACTCAAGAAGTACTTGTTGCTGGCAAAAAGCCCCGGGGTGGCTCTGATTTCCCTGTATACCTCTGTGAGAGCAGGGTCAAACATCCTTCTTCCGCTTGCTGACTTAAAACTAAGTGTCTAAGGCCCACGACTACAGCACGCCCCTCAGCTGCGGTACTGATACAAAGTAAAGAGAAACGTGAGCAGCCAGCAAGTGGCGTCTTTGGGGGATGCCTGCAGATAAGGCCAAGCTCCCTGCTGGCCACCCAGACACCCATTATGGGTGCTTTCCCGTGACTGCAGGGGAGCCAGCTTTCTGACCAGTTACAGCTTCACTCCAGGCCCATCATCCTGGGTAGGAAGCAATCAGGACGAGCAACCTTAGATCATTCCTACCTACCCACCTGTTACTGTGAAGGTCGCTCCAGTCCTTAGCAGGCCCCTGGGAAGCAGGAGCTGGAGGCACACAGATGCAGCATGAAGCAGAGGTGGCAGCCCTTACCTGAGTGGCTTCTGCCGAGACATCACGGGGCTCCCCACCTAGGACAGCAGCACCAGAAACAGTGCCTGGGAGAACCAGGGTGGCTCAGTTCAATGTCCTCCCCTGGGACCCCATCActaccccccccaacccccatggaAACAGAGAAGAGACTGGTGAGGGGCATGTCATCATTTTAATGATGTAGATCTTTGGTGTTTCCCTCATTAGCAGTCAGActatcccctctcctcccaccacaATGTTTCTATGATGAgttacaaacagaaaagaaatcacattttcatactgaaaacaaaataatcagaGCCTTGATTTCTCCACTAGAAACTACATGTACAGTTCAAGATTCCACATGCAACACCTTAAAccacagaccaagacctcacattCTGATCTGGAGTctcatcccctcccccagccttggGCTGGCTTTGGCCTAGGCTCAGCTAATACTGACACCCACTGGTGCTGCTCTGAGGACCTTGGGGGGTGGCGGGGAAGGAGGAGCTTGGTGGACAAGTGCTGGGGGCTGGCCAGCCTACACCCCCCACTCCTGagcgaggacctgcccaccatcCCTTGACCCCATCCTGTCTCAGGCAAGCAGGCTGCCCCATTCACTCCACGGTTGTTCCCCACCAGTAAGTGCAGGAAGTCCCTGTCCTCAGGAATCCGGAGGCCTGGCCTGAGCCCTGACTGTGGTCTCTGTGGGGTAAGATGATCAAGAGAGGCTGAAGCTCTGGAAGGCTCAGAGATGGAGCTGGTTTCTGGGAGCCAGGCTGCTCCTCTTGCACTAGGGCTCCTAATGGCTCTGCCCGCACAACAGGTGAACAGGGAGAAGCTGGCCCGCTGGCCACCCTCCAGGATGGTTTGGCCCAGATCTGGAAGACTATTCACCCTTCTGAGGGCTCTCTGTCCAGGGCCGAGTCCCTTGAGCCTTGTTTCCAGGAGAAAGGGGGGTTCATGGCAGGGATACCCACTTCCTCCTCCATTCACACTGAGCGCAGCAGTCTGTGGCTCCCCTGGGCTCCAGATCCTGGAAGGTTCTAGTCCCCGGAAGCAAGCCTTGCCCCTTTGACTGCCTCACGCGGCTGACTCGGACTCCCTCTCGACCCCCCACCCTCTCGCTCCTGTTTC is part of the Kogia breviceps isolate mKogBre1 chromosome 7, mKogBre1 haplotype 1, whole genome shotgun sequence genome and harbors:
- the CHRM4 gene encoding muscarinic acetylcholine receptor M4, with the translated sequence MANFTPVNGSLGNQSVRLVTATHNRYETVEMVFIAAVTGSLSLVTVVGNILVMLSIKVNRQLQTVNNYFLFSLACADLIIGAFSMNLYTVYIIKGYWPLGAVVCDLWLALDYVVSNASVMNLLIISFDRYFCVTKPLTYPARRTTKMAGLMIAAAWVLSFVLWAPAILFWQFVVGKRTVPDNQCFIQFLSNPAVTFGTAIAAFYLPVVIMTVLYVHISLASRSRVHKHRPEGPKEKKAKTLAFLKSPLMKQSVKKPPPGEASRGELRNGKLQEAPPPVLPPPPRPVADKDTSNESSSGSATQNTKERPPTELSTTEATTPATPAPPLQPRTLNPASKWSKIQIVTKQTGNECVTAIEIVPATPAGVRPAANVARKFASIARNQVRKKRQMAARERKVTRTIFAILLAFILTWTPYNVMVLVNTFCQSCIPDTVWSIGYWLCYVNSTINPACYALCNATFKKTFRHLLLCQYRNIGTAR